In one Cyclopterus lumpus isolate fCycLum1 chromosome 22, fCycLum1.pri, whole genome shotgun sequence genomic region, the following are encoded:
- the LOC117725372 gene encoding uncharacterized protein LOC117725372, with the protein MAQLNAVSERVLGHMKYPAFHLSSRDTGEKFGLQYVEPGCRPIPVDWDKHRTKTDSAPALSPPPQSSAPTAQSSSSSMAPLKLFQFPPRPAADSAVKPDVTPGPQTDPETCRPSLPLLSSPTAARTGPVKTGGRVFVLDHKRWPAPMKAAIDNLLNEHRGMKGMLKLVDQGYAALVHNSCTDPNSMLHPTTKHHILQYVKHLCKLLNTSSSLNTSPEKLQERQELWHSLTKGSETTRVPVVTMPVAVVNPPPPGQTLTKASIEEIVQNILDKQQQHQQQQQQQPVHKKKQTKTCLSCGQPKSRYENDGSSIHFFYQQGPVRYFYCSTKVFKAYGAEGLTNPKMPFKDFAGTKFFQQELYSTKKRVEERGQQKRKRTESQHTESRDTESQHTGPRCRFCRMGLKQGPNSPHIHTGFPGVTGKYVYCPAKVFSLYKDQGMEKEMTWREFQVSAFYETEKNRWAVEKRK; encoded by the exons ATGGCCCAGCTCAACGCAGTCTCCGAACGGGTGTTGGGACACATGAAATATCCAGCATTTCATCTCTCTAGCagagacactggagagaagTTTGGCCTGCAGTACGTTGAGCCAGGTTGCCGCCCAATTCCTGTGGACTGGGACAAGCACAGGACCAAGACAGACTCTGCCCCGGCCCTGAGTCCACCTCCTCAAAGCAGCGCGCCGACTGCCcagtcatcctcatcctcaatGGCACCCCTGAAGCTGTTTCAGTTTCCTCCACGCCCTGCTGCAGATTCTGCTGTCAAACCAGACGTGACTCCCGGGCCTCAGACAGATCCAG AAACATGTCGGCCGTCTCTGCCCCTGCTGTCCTCACCGACTGCCGCTCGCACTGGACCTGTGAAGACAGgagggagagtgtttgtgttggaccacAAGCGGTGGCCGGCCCCCATGAAGGCAGCTATAGACAACCTGCTCAATGAACACCGTGGGATGAAGGGCATGCTCAAGCTTGTGGACCAGGGCTATGCTGCTCTAGTTCACAACTCCTGTACAGACCCAAACAGCATGCTgcacccaacaacaaaacatcacatcttACAATATGTAAAACACCTCTGCAAATTACTAAACACCAGCTCATCTTTGAACACCAGCCCAGAAAAACTGCAAGAGAGGCAGGAACTCTGGCACTCTCTGACAAAGGGCAGTGAGACTACCCGTGTGCCAGTTGTAACTATGCCTGTTGCAGTCGTTAACCCACCGCCACCTGGTCAGACCCTTACGAAAGCCTCCATTGAGGAAATTGTCCAAAACATCCTAGAcaagcaacagcagcatcagcagcaacaacaacaacaaccagtgcACAAAAAGAAGCAGACAAAAACGTGCCTGTCCTGTGGCCAGCCAAAGTCCAGGTATGAGAATGATGGTTCCTCCATCCACTTCTTTTACCAGCAGGGCCCCgtcaggtacttttactgctcCACTAAAGTTTTTAAAGCTTATGGTGCTGAAGGTCTGACAAACCCCAAAATGCCCTTTAAAGACTTTGCAGGAACAAAGTTCTTTCAGCAGGAACTGTATTCCACAAAGaaaagggtggaggagagaggccagcaaaagaggaagaggactgaATCTCAGCACACGGAATCCCGAGACACTGAATCCCAGCACACTGGTCCAAGGTGTCGCTTCTGTAGGATGGGACTGAAGCAGGGCCCAAACAGTCCTCATATTCACACCGGGTTCCCTGGAGTAACAGGGAAGTACGTGTATTGCCCTGCTAAAGTATTTTCCCTGTACAAAGACCAGGGCATGGAGAAGGAGATGACATGGAGAGAGTTCCAGGTGTCTGCCTTttatgagacagaaaaaaacagatgggcagttgaaaagagaaaataa
- the LOC117725371 gene encoding uncharacterized protein LOC117725371 isoform X1, whose protein sequence is MCLMPEGAAHLSTEATATVPGSEELLISPETSAEPGQLPTPHRDQSEPLPRPIAVPTCPPPQLPGYDHDVSQWNCSQQQRIWMKTELESMGLWPGSIPVRNPMKMVSLWRLPPQPELIDSISDLPSPKYFQLHPFFIWKPENNNLMGRMRNNDTLPCMGGCARPQVASAGVGRPRVVVGITGQYYLLSSRLCCKVCKKKWYADNPLWLDKLPKRYTNLLPAILTYKKAICKSVMDELRRTGNSPSDMTKQVMEVMHLKFERAYLAHLLSCQNVMDGEAGQYDQRTITEPSVLATGNKAGSLRRVQ, encoded by the exons ATGTGTCTGATGCCCGAAGGAGCAGCTCATCTGTCAACAGAGGCGACTGCCACAGTTCCTG GATCAGAGGAGCTCCTGATTTCTCCTGAGACGTCTGCAGAGCCCGGTCAACTGCCAACTCCACACAGAGATCAAA GTGAGCCTTTACCCAGGCCAATAGctgtccccacctgtcctcctccacagcttcCTGGCTACGACCACGATGTCAGCCAGTGGAACTgttcacagcagcagaggatCTGGATGAAGACGGAGCTGGAATCTATGGGTCTCTGGCCAGGTTCCATTCCTGTGCGGAACCCCATgaagatggtgtcattgtggCGTTTGCCTCCCCAGCCTGAATTGATTGACAGCATCTCCGATCTTCCTTCCCCAAAGTACTTTCAGCTCCATCCATTTTTTATATGGAAGCCAGAGAACAATAACCtcatggggaggatgaggaacaaCGACACTCTGCCGTGTATGGGAGGTTGTGCACGGCCTCAAGTTGCCTCTGCAGGTGTTGGTAGACCTCGTGTCGTTGTTGGCATCACTGGACAGTACTACCTGTTGTCATCCAGGCTGTGCTGCaaagtgtgcaaaaaaaagtggTACGCTGACAACCCACTGTGGCTTGACAAACTCCcaaagaggtacacaaacctctTGCCAGCCATCCTGACGTACAAGAAGGCAATATGTAAATCCGTCATGGACGAGCTCAGGCGGACAGGTAACTCCCCCAGCGACATGACAAAGCAGGTAATGGAGGTGATGCACTTGAAATTCGAACGGGCTTACCTGGCCCACCTACTCAGCTGCCAAAATGTCATGGATGGGGAGGCAGGACAGTATGACCAAAGAACCATCACTGAACCATCAGTTCTTGCGACAGGAAACAAAGCCGGCTCCCTTCGGAGAGTACAGTGA